One Moorella sp. E308F DNA segment encodes these proteins:
- a CDS encoding DUF1540 domain-containing protein translates to MPPQVKCRVANCIYWQDGNCHADSITVAVQGTPNTSSAHNDRDTECETFQARV, encoded by the coding sequence ATGCCTCCTCAAGTCAAGTGCCGGGTGGCCAATTGCATCTACTGGCAGGACGGCAACTGCCACGCCGACAGTATTACCGTGGCCGTCCAAGGAACGCCAAATACCTCCAGCGCCCACAACGACCGCGATACCGAGTGTGAAACCTTCCAGGCCCGCGTCTGA
- a CDS encoding chemotaxis protein CheW, with translation MATETAAEIQLVVFQLASETYGVDINHVQEIIRMQNITQIPRTPAFIEGVINLRGRIIPVIDLHKRFDLPRADITNNTRIMVVELGRVTVGMIVDSVSEVLRLPATSIEPPPPMISGIDVAYLKGVGKWNERLIILLDLERVLRESEQRQLEQEIAAGVDAR, from the coding sequence ATGGCAACGGAAACAGCAGCGGAAATCCAGCTGGTTGTTTTCCAGCTGGCCAGTGAAACTTACGGCGTTGATATTAACCACGTCCAGGAAATCATCCGCATGCAAAACATTACCCAGATTCCTAGGACCCCGGCTTTTATCGAAGGGGTAATCAACTTACGCGGCCGCATCATCCCGGTGATTGATCTCCATAAACGCTTTGATCTGCCACGGGCCGACATCACGAATAATACCAGGATTATGGTGGTGGAACTGGGGCGGGTGACGGTGGGCATGATTGTCGATTCCGTTTCTGAAGTGTTGCGCCTGCCGGCTACCAGCATTGAGCCGCCTCCTCCCATGATAAGCGGCATTGATGTAGCCTATCTCAAGGGTGTGGGCAAGTGGAATGAGCGGCTGATTATCCTCCTGGATCTAGAGCGGGTGCTGCGTGAGAGCGAGCAGCGCCAGCTGGAGCAGGAAATAGCTGCCGGAGTGGATGCAAGATGA
- a CDS encoding chemotaxis protein CheA — MSELDMSQYLGIFLDEAGEQLQQLDEAIVKLEQTPDDLDLLNTIFRAAHTLKGSSASMGFNRLATLTHRMENVLELLRQGKLSVSREIIDILLASLDRLRLLKDSIAAGNGEEGEVEDIVARLEAVLSGEAGASRREKAPGDEALTLDDVEENVIRAAQVKGFQPYEIRVQLEEGCQMKAARAYLVFNNLKDAGEIIKSVPHTQDLEAEKFYDTFTLLIVSREDADTLANIVKSISEIKDVTVRPIVLADEHEAAAAVPAADKGMDAPGARANGRTGELRVTQTVRVDVQRLENLMNLVGELVIDRTRLAEVGNGLKARLGNEELLETLEEVSLHIGRITSDLQEEIMKARMFPIDQVFNRFPRMVRDLARKAGKEIDFIIEGRETELDRTVIEEIGDPLIHLLRNAIDHGIEEPAARLKAGKPRHGTVRLRAFHQENQIVITVEDDGAGMDPEKIKARAVARGLISREAAARLGPREALDLIFLPGLSTSDKVTDVSGRGVGMDIVRNHLEKINGTIDIRTTPGRGTCFTIKLPLTLAINRSLLVQAGGRVYAFPLANVVEIISITPDDIQYVHRQQVVVVRGRVLPLIYLGQALGVAGAVPAGENYAVVIVGLAEKQIGFIVDNLIGEQEIVIKSLGNFIGKIPGIAGATIMGDGSVALILDVRSLVNDLGVEASRELAS, encoded by the coding sequence ATGAGCGAGCTGGACATGTCTCAGTACCTGGGTATTTTCCTCGATGAAGCCGGGGAGCAGCTCCAACAGCTGGATGAAGCCATTGTCAAGCTGGAGCAAACCCCCGATGACCTTGACCTGCTAAACACCATCTTCCGGGCGGCCCATACCCTGAAGGGATCTTCTGCCTCCATGGGTTTTAACCGTCTGGCCACCCTCACCCATCGCATGGAAAACGTGCTAGAACTCTTACGCCAGGGGAAGCTTTCCGTTTCCCGGGAGATCATTGACATCCTCCTGGCCAGCCTGGATAGACTGCGGCTGTTAAAAGACAGCATTGCTGCCGGCAACGGAGAAGAGGGCGAGGTAGAAGATATAGTTGCCCGCCTGGAAGCCGTTCTGTCCGGCGAGGCGGGAGCCAGTCGTCGGGAAAAGGCACCTGGCGACGAGGCCCTCACCCTCGACGATGTTGAGGAGAATGTCATCCGCGCAGCTCAGGTGAAAGGGTTTCAGCCTTATGAGATCCGGGTGCAGCTCGAAGAAGGTTGCCAGATGAAGGCGGCCCGGGCTTACCTGGTATTCAACAATCTCAAGGACGCCGGTGAGATTATCAAAAGCGTCCCCCATACCCAGGACCTGGAAGCCGAAAAATTTTACGATACTTTTACCCTGCTCATTGTCAGCCGGGAAGATGCCGACACCCTGGCCAATATCGTCAAGTCTATATCAGAAATTAAAGATGTAACGGTGCGGCCTATCGTCCTCGCGGATGAACATGAGGCGGCAGCGGCCGTCCCTGCCGCCGACAAGGGCATGGATGCGCCTGGCGCCAGGGCTAATGGCCGGACAGGGGAGCTGCGCGTCACCCAGACAGTACGGGTAGATGTCCAGCGCCTGGAAAACCTTATGAACCTGGTCGGTGAACTGGTCATTGATCGCACCCGCCTGGCCGAAGTGGGCAACGGGTTAAAAGCCCGCCTGGGCAACGAAGAGCTCCTGGAAACCCTGGAAGAAGTCTCCCTGCACATTGGCCGCATTACTTCCGACCTCCAGGAAGAGATCATGAAAGCGCGCATGTTTCCTATTGACCAGGTCTTCAACCGCTTCCCCCGCATGGTCCGGGATCTGGCCCGGAAGGCCGGCAAAGAGATCGACTTTATTATTGAAGGCCGGGAAACGGAACTGGACCGCACGGTTATTGAGGAAATCGGCGATCCCCTCATCCACCTGCTGCGCAACGCCATCGACCACGGCATTGAAGAGCCGGCAGCCAGGCTGAAAGCCGGCAAGCCTCGCCACGGCACGGTTCGCCTGCGGGCCTTCCACCAGGAAAACCAGATTGTCATAACCGTAGAAGACGACGGCGCCGGTATGGACCCGGAAAAGATAAAAGCCAGGGCCGTGGCCAGGGGGCTGATCAGTCGTGAGGCGGCCGCCAGGCTTGGTCCCCGGGAAGCCCTGGATCTCATCTTCCTGCCGGGCCTTTCCACCTCAGATAAGGTCACCGATGTTTCCGGCCGCGGTGTGGGCATGGATATTGTTCGTAACCATCTGGAAAAGATCAACGGTACCATTGACATCCGCACCACCCCCGGCCGGGGGACGTGTTTCACCATAAAGCTGCCCCTGACCCTGGCCATTAACCGTTCCCTCCTGGTCCAGGCCGGCGGGCGAGTCTATGCCTTCCCCCTGGCCAATGTGGTCGAAATTATCAGCATCACCCCGGACGACATCCAGTACGTCCATCGCCAGCAGGTGGTAGTCGTACGCGGCCGGGTGCTTCCCCTCATATACCTGGGTCAAGCCCTGGGCGTGGCCGGGGCTGTACCGGCGGGGGAAAATTATGCCGTAGTTATTGTCGGCCTGGCGGAAAAACAGATCGGCTTTATTGTCGACAACCTTATCGGCGAGCAGGAGATTGTCATCAAGTCCCTGGGGAATTTTATCGGTAAGATACCGGGCATTGCCGGGGCCACCATCATGGGCGACGGCAGCGTGGCCCTGATCTTGGATGTCCGCAGCCTGGTGAATGACCTGGGGGTGGAGGCTAGCCGTGAACTGGCCAGTTAA
- a CDS encoding protein-glutamate methylesterase/protein-glutamine glutaminase: MNWPVKVLVVDDSAFSRRLLIDILKADPGIQVVGYARNGREALEKVASLQPQVVTLDLEMPVMDGLTTLKNLMASTPVAVIMLSAHTAAGAEVTIQALELGAVDFVLKPVKPGDIKDLARILPEKIKAAARVPLGRLCRGKPCREIIPAPFISPRRDSVEVVAIGTSTGGPAALQQILTALPGDLPAGIVIVQHMPPGFTGPLARRLNELAALEIREARAGDVVRPGLALIAPAGKQMLLERHAGSVRVQLAEEAEVPTLFKPSVDVLLLSVARIYGKRSLGVILTGMGNDGVRGLKAIKELGGQVLAQDEETCIVYGMPRAAVEAGLADQVLPLPAIAGAIVSLVASRP; the protein is encoded by the coding sequence GTGAACTGGCCAGTTAAGGTACTGGTCGTTGACGATTCCGCCTTTAGCCGGCGGTTGCTGATTGACATCTTAAAAGCTGACCCCGGCATCCAGGTAGTGGGTTATGCCCGTAACGGCAGGGAAGCCCTGGAAAAAGTCGCTTCCCTGCAGCCCCAGGTGGTAACCCTGGACCTGGAAATGCCGGTCATGGACGGCCTGACGACACTGAAAAACCTAATGGCCAGCACTCCGGTGGCCGTCATCATGCTTTCCGCCCATACGGCTGCCGGGGCTGAAGTGACCATTCAAGCCCTGGAGCTGGGTGCCGTAGATTTTGTCCTGAAACCGGTAAAACCCGGAGACATAAAAGACCTGGCCAGGATCCTGCCGGAAAAAATTAAGGCTGCGGCCAGGGTGCCGCTAGGGCGTCTCTGCCGGGGTAAACCTTGCCGGGAAATTATCCCGGCACCTTTTATTTCTCCCCGGCGGGACAGTGTAGAGGTTGTAGCCATTGGCACCTCCACGGGAGGGCCGGCGGCGCTGCAGCAGATCCTGACTGCCCTGCCCGGCGACCTGCCTGCCGGCATCGTAATTGTACAGCACATGCCCCCTGGCTTTACCGGCCCCCTGGCCCGGCGCTTAAATGAGCTGGCGGCCCTGGAAATCAGGGAAGCGAGGGCAGGGGATGTTGTCCGGCCCGGACTGGCCCTCATTGCCCCGGCAGGTAAACAAATGCTCCTGGAACGGCACGCCGGCAGCGTCCGGGTGCAGCTGGCTGAAGAGGCTGAAGTGCCCACCCTCTTTAAGCCCTCAGTAGACGTGCTCCTGCTCTCCGTGGCCAGGATATACGGCAAAAGGAGCCTGGGGGTGATACTTACGGGTATGGGGAACGACGGCGTCCGCGGCCTCAAGGCTATTAAGGAGCTGGGCGGCCAGGTTTTAGCCCAGGATGAAGAGACCTGTATCGTCTACGGCATGCCCCGGGCAGCGGTGGAAGCCGGCTTGGCCGACCAGGTCCTGCCCCTGCCGGCCATAGCCGGGGCTATTGTATCCCTGGTTGCGTCGCGCCCTTAA
- the flgM gene encoding flagellar biosynthesis anti-sigma factor FlgM has product MKITGQGPVVSWNRVRAAYQQSAGVKGQDRVDKAPASADTVQLSAGSKLIRELRTHLEEVNDTRAGRVEAIRAAVAAGTYNVSLEELAGAILKEIGR; this is encoded by the coding sequence TTGAAGATTACAGGACAGGGACCGGTAGTATCCTGGAACCGGGTGCGTGCAGCCTACCAGCAGTCTGCCGGCGTTAAAGGGCAGGATCGAGTGGATAAAGCTCCCGCGAGCGCCGACACCGTCCAGCTATCGGCCGGAAGCAAGCTTATCCGGGAATTAAGGACCCACCTGGAGGAAGTAAATGATACCCGGGCCGGCCGGGTAGAAGCCATCCGTGCCGCCGTAGCCGCAGGAACTTATAACGTATCGCTGGAAGAGTTGGCCGGCGCCATCTTGAAGGAGATAGGCCGGTGA
- a CDS encoding flagellar protein FlgN — protein sequence MRELATVLQAELDVVRELLTVCRQEQDALVADNITAIREAAGRKGELARRLAVLEEERQQVMAGQPGTQEIEKLRDLLRQAVRELQEANETNRLLARQSLAYVQKMLALLMPTVPAPVVMDRLV from the coding sequence GTGAGGGAACTGGCAACAGTGTTGCAGGCAGAGCTGGATGTAGTGCGGGAACTGCTGACAGTTTGCCGGCAGGAGCAGGACGCCTTGGTGGCTGACAATATAACGGCCATCCGGGAAGCAGCCGGGAGAAAAGGAGAATTGGCCCGCCGCCTGGCGGTCCTGGAAGAGGAACGGCAGCAGGTGATGGCCGGCCAGCCTGGTACACAGGAAATAGAAAAACTGCGTGACCTCTTGAGGCAGGCGGTGCGGGAACTCCAGGAAGCCAACGAGACGAACCGCCTGCTGGCGCGTCAGTCCCTGGCTTATGTGCAGAAGATGCTGGCCTTGCTGATGCCGACGGTCCCTGCTCCCGTTGTCATGGACCGGTTGGTGTAG
- the flgK gene encoding flagellar hook-associated protein FlgK, translated as MPGTFFGFNTALRGMQAQQRGIYTTAHNIANANTEGYTRQRVVLATLPAYPVPSMNHPGGQGWQIGTGVDSQETRRMRDEFLDTQIRRETGTLGQWEQIQDVLEQVEIVFNEPSDTGLSTLMSQFWAAWQELSKYAESSPVRTTVVETANALAEAFNHSAAQLETIKNDIDQTIELKVKEINSLAQQIADLNGQIKNIVTVGDQPNDLLDQRDLLLDRLGKMIDFTVTTSSNGTITITLGGGGNLVEEVDGSTTIHKLQSSGSDVSWVEEDTQPPLTISNGELFGLQKVKSEVETYLTNLDTLAGELATAVNNEHKKGVDLSGTGGEDFFVAEDGGSITAANIQVNPNIQADVTKIAAATAGGGPGDGSIALAIAQLQHKLIPSLSNATFDDYYKNFTAKLGVDAHEAVRMTTNQGVLVDQLTNRKESISGVSLDEEMANMIQYQRAYEAAARMITTLDAMLDKIINGMGVTR; from the coding sequence GTGCCAGGAACATTTTTTGGCTTTAACACTGCCCTGCGCGGCATGCAGGCCCAGCAGCGGGGCATTTACACGACTGCCCACAATATCGCCAACGCCAACACCGAGGGCTACACCCGCCAGCGGGTGGTTCTGGCTACCCTGCCAGCCTATCCCGTCCCATCCATGAACCATCCCGGCGGCCAGGGCTGGCAAATCGGCACCGGTGTCGACAGCCAGGAAACTCGCCGTATGCGGGACGAATTTTTAGACACCCAGATCCGCCGGGAAACCGGAACCCTGGGGCAGTGGGAGCAGATCCAGGATGTCTTAGAGCAGGTGGAGATTGTCTTTAACGAGCCTTCAGACACCGGCCTGAGCACTCTGATGAGCCAGTTCTGGGCCGCCTGGCAGGAACTCTCCAAGTACGCCGAAAGTTCCCCCGTAAGGACCACAGTAGTTGAAACGGCTAACGCCCTGGCGGAGGCCTTTAACCACAGCGCCGCCCAGTTAGAAACGATTAAGAACGATATTGACCAGACTATTGAATTGAAGGTCAAAGAAATAAACTCCCTGGCCCAGCAGATAGCGGATCTAAACGGGCAGATCAAAAATATCGTCACCGTCGGTGACCAGCCAAACGATCTGCTGGATCAAAGGGATTTGTTGCTGGACAGGTTGGGTAAGATGATTGATTTTACTGTTACTACATCTAGTAACGGCACCATTACCATTACATTAGGTGGTGGAGGAAACTTAGTAGAAGAGGTAGATGGCAGTACTACCATTCATAAACTTCAATCTTCAGGTTCAGATGTTAGTTGGGTAGAGGAGGACACTCAACCACCTTTAACTATTTCTAATGGCGAGTTGTTTGGTTTACAAAAGGTCAAGAGTGAAGTAGAAACCTATTTAACAAATCTAGACACTCTGGCCGGCGAACTGGCAACGGCAGTGAATAATGAACATAAAAAAGGTGTGGATTTATCCGGAACAGGAGGAGAAGATTTTTTCGTTGCTGAGGATGGAGGCTCGATTACAGCAGCCAATATCCAAGTAAACCCTAATATTCAAGCTGATGTTACCAAAATTGCAGCAGCAACCGCCGGGGGTGGGCCAGGCGACGGCAGCATTGCCTTGGCCATAGCCCAACTGCAACATAAGTTGATACCAAGTCTTTCCAATGCCACCTTCGACGACTACTACAAAAACTTCACCGCCAAGTTGGGCGTCGACGCCCATGAAGCCGTCCGCATGACCACCAACCAGGGCGTCCTGGTGGACCAGCTAACCAACCGTAAAGAATCCATCTCCGGTGTCTCCCTGGACGAAGAAATGGCTAATATGATCCAGTACCAGCGGGCTTACGAAGCCGCGGCCAGGATGATTACCACCCTGGACGCCATGCTTGATAAAATCATTAACGGCATGGGGGTAACCCGTTAA
- a CDS encoding zinc-ribbon domain containing protein, which translates to MFYQDKTLTCKECGKEFIFTAGQQEFFAEKGFTNEPSRCPDCRAARKARQGGSQRRNDFRSGPRQMYRAICSQCGSITEVPFEPRGDRPVYCRECYNSMRVRNYR; encoded by the coding sequence ATGTTTTATCAGGACAAAACCTTGACCTGCAAAGAATGCGGCAAAGAGTTTATCTTTACGGCCGGCCAGCAGGAATTTTTCGCTGAAAAGGGTTTTACCAACGAACCGTCCCGGTGTCCCGATTGCCGGGCCGCCCGGAAAGCGCGCCAGGGCGGTAGCCAGAGGCGCAACGATTTCCGATCCGGTCCCCGGCAGATGTACAGGGCTATTTGCAGCCAGTGCGGTTCCATTACGGAAGTGCCTTTTGAGCCCCGTGGCGACCGGCCGGTATACTGCCGGGAGTGCTACAACAGTATGAGGGTCAGAAATTACCGTTAG
- a CDS encoding coiled-coil domain-containing protein: MRRRIVWLTIFFFLLAVNIPASGAVDIKDALRQRLQDSQNQESRILQDILRLDARLQKITAENQELAKRLEIVQEELRAARAALDRAEADLAAGRRDFGRSLRFFYIYGSSPFITAAFLSNNLPDFFIRWELLKHLAGHFFGIVRHNLALASLAREKSSLVAAKERELQLAREACLAAQKNLAALKEEQEKKLKALRQQNTTWARDLLALEKAWAGALPALQYLLQQLPALPWRSLRPDSIQVNLDRGEVVAAFSQQNLNKTLLGSQEQLRDIRLFLPGEVIKIPGPDFEIQGTLQVYGPHQLLFTPQNVAFAGLPLDPSTWTELLPRDKLILNLPPPDYGLKFKNISLEPGKMVLILER, from the coding sequence ATGCGCCGCCGGATAGTTTGGCTGACGATCTTCTTTTTTTTATTGGCCGTTAATATTCCCGCCTCCGGGGCCGTGGATATAAAAGATGCCTTACGGCAGCGCCTTCAGGACAGCCAGAACCAGGAAAGCCGTATCCTGCAGGATATCCTGCGCCTGGACGCGCGCTTACAAAAGATCACTGCCGAGAACCAGGAGCTGGCAAAACGCCTGGAAATTGTCCAGGAAGAGCTGCGGGCTGCCCGGGCCGCACTGGACCGGGCGGAGGCTGATCTGGCTGCCGGGCGCCGGGATTTCGGCCGCAGTTTACGCTTTTTTTACATCTATGGCTCTTCTCCCTTTATAACGGCTGCTTTTTTAAGTAACAACTTGCCTGATTTTTTTATCCGCTGGGAATTATTAAAGCACCTGGCCGGTCATTTCTTCGGTATCGTCCGTCATAACCTGGCCCTGGCCAGCCTGGCCCGGGAAAAAAGCAGCCTGGTGGCGGCCAAAGAAAGGGAACTGCAACTGGCCCGGGAAGCCTGCCTGGCGGCTCAAAAAAATCTGGCGGCACTAAAGGAAGAACAGGAAAAGAAGCTTAAAGCCCTGCGCCAGCAAAATACCACCTGGGCCCGGGACCTGCTGGCCCTGGAGAAAGCCTGGGCCGGAGCCCTGCCGGCTTTGCAATATCTTTTGCAACAGTTGCCAGCCCTGCCCTGGCGAAGCTTACGGCCGGATTCTATTCAGGTTAATTTAGACCGAGGCGAGGTAGTAGCTGCCTTCAGTCAGCAAAACCTCAATAAAACCCTACTGGGTTCGCAAGAACAACTGCGGGACATCCGCCTGTTCCTGCCAGGTGAAGTTATAAAAATACCGGGACCTGACTTTGAGATCCAGGGTACCCTCCAGGTTTATGGCCCCCACCAACTCCTATTTACCCCGCAAAATGTGGCCTTCGCCGGCCTGCCCCTTGATCCCTCCACCTGGACCGAGCTCCTGCCGCGGGACAAGCTGATCCTGAATTTACCGCCCCCGGATTATGGTTTAAAGTTTAAAAATATATCCCTGGAACCGGGAAAGATGGTACTGATCCTGGAAAGATAA
- a CDS encoding nucleotidyltransferase family protein — MGTQPDELAAYYAKKYPLTFTDDYSKTDPFLTELYREAWQVAVRAAAILKERYGAQKVVAFGSLVDRSRFSHWSDVDLAAWGIPDNRFYAAVGAVTGLSEKFKVDLVDPEDCRASLRRAIESEGVEL, encoded by the coding sequence ATGGGTACCCAACCTGACGAACTGGCTGCTTATTATGCGAAAAAATACCCTTTGACTTTTACCGACGATTATTCAAAAACTGACCCTTTCCTAACCGAGCTTTATAGGGAAGCCTGGCAGGTTGCTGTCCGAGCTGCGGCCATATTAAAAGAGCGATATGGTGCCCAAAAAGTGGTGGCCTTCGGCTCTTTGGTTGATCGATCCCGCTTTTCGCACTGGTCCGATGTTGACCTGGCGGCGTGGGGCATCCCGGACAACCGGTTCTACGCCGCAGTGGGGGCGGTGACGGGTCTTAGTGAAAAGTTTAAAGTTGACCTAGTTGACCCGGAAGACTGCCGCGCATCTTTACGCAGGGCTATAGAAAGCGAAGGGGTTGAGCTATGA
- a CDS encoding helix-turn-helix transcriptional regulator, giving the protein MLKFGESLKQLRQRRGLRQEDVAKMVGVERPTVANWERGTKQPGLETLIRLGQLFGVSLDELVGLGKATDHLPLANYYSLADDPLVKLLAERTGVPAKNIAAFIAALQVSDDVLP; this is encoded by the coding sequence GTGCTGAAGTTCGGGGAGTCTCTAAAGCAGTTACGCCAGCGGAGGGGCCTGCGGCAGGAAGATGTGGCCAAGATGGTCGGCGTAGAGCGTCCCACCGTAGCCAACTGGGAGCGCGGGACAAAGCAGCCAGGCCTGGAGACGCTGATTAGACTTGGCCAGCTTTTTGGTGTTTCCTTGGACGAGCTGGTAGGGCTCGGTAAAGCCACCGACCATTTACCCCTGGCCAACTATTATTCCCTGGCCGACGACCCGCTGGTCAAACTACTGGCCGAACGGACCGGCGTCCCGGCCAAGAACATCGCCGCCTTTATCGCCGCGCTCCAGGTCTCAGACGATGTTTTACCGTAA
- a CDS encoding helix-turn-helix transcriptional regulator: MRTALRKARLKAGLTQSELAHQVGLRRASYTNIEKGHKNPSVSTALRIARALNRPVEELFADELYAFHGARSGRRAMGG, encoded by the coding sequence ATGCGCACTGCCCTGCGCAAGGCGCGGCTCAAGGCCGGCCTGACACAATCAGAACTGGCCCACCAGGTGGGGTTGAGACGTGCTTCCTACACCAATATTGAGAAGGGGCACAAAAACCCTTCCGTGAGTACCGCTCTCCGCATCGCCCGGGCCCTTAACCGACCGGTTGAGGAGCTCTTTGCCGACGAGCTCTATGCCTTCCATGGTGCTCGGAGCGGGAGAAGGGCGATGGGCGGTTGA
- a CDS encoding methyl-accepting chemotaxis protein, with amino-acid sequence MAIDATKTLEPLPSASRGIYSDTSKSGAVKESDKKEMELRRRQARTFAKQQQIAERIASATEQLSSGVEEASNAVEELRTAMEQIASGAQEASGATQQSLSAIQVIGEAAKVSVKQTRESLTRCEAIRNLVSRTSEDIEVLIQGVDASAARSEESAMLVAKLEEEASKIGEIVRTVVRIADQTNLLALNAAIEAARAGEHGRGFAVVADEVRTLAETSEKAASDIRKIVGSVQEDVRTVAEAINKAAEVARGETEKGKAITEELKKIAASVANVVEGATRIEQLVTEVEKAVAEFQKGSEQIAANAEEQASAAEQALQGVQQQVQALNEISNNSNNLADLADELKHSTDVVKSAEGLAAAAEELSSAIEEASRSAEEINAALNQMAKSAEQQASASEEASVAIKQIEKSMGVIAKEADDSRAAAKELSDLLAANKVRVNELIKGIRQAAATNLENVQKVNQLERNARMIDKIVDTIASVSIQTNMLAVSGAIESARAGEYGKGFAVVASDIRNLAQESARNAEQIKEMVKGIQEQVMNVLRDITTIGDVVQKEAEKAQKTTSDLDLIEADMRVVVEGVETVKKQADESLLRVEEAAKGVEQIATSAQEASKAAQEAAVASRQQAEGMKELAQAIEEIAAMADELQQG; translated from the coding sequence ATGGCTATTGATGCCACCAAAACACTAGAGCCATTACCTTCTGCTAGTCGAGGGATATACAGCGATACCAGTAAGAGTGGAGCAGTCAAAGAAAGTGACAAAAAGGAAATGGAGTTACGGAGGAGGCAGGCACGTACTTTTGCGAAGCAACAACAGATTGCCGAGCGGATAGCCAGCGCGACGGAACAACTTTCTTCTGGCGTAGAAGAGGCTTCCAATGCAGTAGAAGAATTGCGCACTGCCATGGAGCAGATAGCCAGCGGAGCACAAGAGGCCAGCGGTGCTACCCAGCAGTCCCTGTCCGCTATTCAGGTTATTGGCGAAGCTGCCAAGGTGTCGGTAAAGCAGACCCGGGAATCTCTCACTCGTTGTGAAGCCATTAGAAACCTGGTGAGCCGCACGAGTGAGGATATTGAGGTCCTGATACAAGGGGTAGACGCCAGCGCCGCCAGGAGCGAGGAGTCGGCTATGCTGGTAGCAAAGCTGGAAGAAGAAGCGTCCAAGATTGGCGAGATTGTCCGCACCGTGGTAAGGATAGCTGACCAGACCAACCTTCTAGCCCTGAACGCTGCGATTGAGGCGGCGCGGGCTGGGGAGCACGGCCGCGGGTTTGCTGTAGTGGCGGACGAGGTAAGAACCTTGGCAGAGACTTCCGAGAAAGCGGCCAGCGACATTCGGAAGATAGTCGGTAGCGTGCAGGAAGACGTGCGAACGGTGGCTGAAGCCATCAACAAGGCGGCTGAGGTAGCCAGGGGTGAGACGGAAAAAGGCAAGGCCATCACGGAAGAGCTTAAGAAGATAGCCGCTTCTGTAGCCAATGTAGTGGAAGGAGCTACCAGAATCGAGCAGCTGGTCACGGAAGTAGAAAAAGCGGTAGCCGAGTTCCAGAAAGGTAGTGAACAGATAGCTGCTAATGCTGAGGAGCAGGCCAGCGCCGCCGAGCAGGCCTTGCAGGGGGTTCAACAACAGGTCCAGGCACTAAACGAAATAAGCAATAATAGCAATAATTTAGCAGATTTAGCTGATGAACTCAAGCATTCGACCGATGTGGTCAAGTCAGCAGAGGGCCTGGCGGCGGCGGCAGAAGAACTATCCTCGGCCATTGAGGAGGCCAGCCGTTCGGCAGAAGAGATTAATGCGGCCCTAAATCAGATGGCGAAATCGGCAGAGCAGCAGGCTTCAGCGTCCGAGGAAGCCTCCGTCGCCATCAAGCAGATCGAAAAATCGATGGGAGTAATTGCGAAGGAGGCCGATGATTCCAGAGCGGCAGCAAAGGAGCTCAGCGACTTGCTGGCTGCAAATAAAGTCAGGGTAAATGAGCTGATTAAAGGCATCAGGCAGGCAGCAGCAACCAACCTTGAGAACGTACAGAAAGTTAACCAGCTGGAGCGGAACGCCCGCATGATCGACAAGATAGTAGACACCATTGCGAGCGTAAGCATCCAGACCAACATGCTGGCAGTAAGCGGCGCTATTGAGTCAGCCCGGGCGGGTGAATACGGCAAGGGGTTCGCGGTAGTAGCTTCAGACATCCGGAACCTTGCCCAGGAGAGTGCCCGCAATGCTGAGCAGATTAAGGAAATGGTAAAGGGTATTCAAGAGCAAGTAATGAACGTACTCCGGGACATTACTACTATTGGAGATGTAGTTCAAAAGGAAGCGGAAAAAGCTCAAAAGACAACGTCCGACCTTGACCTTATCGAAGCCGATATGCGGGTGGTCGTAGAAGGGGTGGAAACGGTTAAAAAGCAGGCTGATGAAAGCCTCCTGAGGGTGGAAGAAGCAGCCAAAGGAGTAGAACAGATAGCCACGTCTGCCCAGGAAGCCAGTAAGGCGGCACAAGAAGCAGCCGTCGCCAGCCGCCAGCAAGCGGAAGGCATGAAGGAGCTTGCCCAGGCTATCGAGGAGATTGCAGCCATGGCGGACGAGCTCCAGCAGGGCTAA